A window of the Syntrophothermus lipocalidus DSM 12680 genome harbors these coding sequences:
- the darG gene encoding type II toxin-antitoxin system antitoxin DNA ADP-ribosyl glycohydrolase DarG, giving the protein MVKVVVGDIFESQAQTLVNTVNCVGVMGKGIALEFKKRFPEMFADYQARCARNEVRVGYPYLYKSLVPPWVLNFPTKRHWRSLSRVKDITKGLDYLVQHYREWGITSLAVPPLGCGQGGLEWRVMGPILYGALSRMDIPVELYVPAGTPDWQLDADFLGSLSSPTRGRNRSEETMEFNPAWLVLVEILKRLEEEPYHWPIGRVTFQKIVYVSTREGIPTGLQFGRSSYGPFSPGLKALMTRLVNMGLICEKPLGRMIEVRVGPAYKDVRTKYQAQIEQWGGVIDRIVSLFMRMKTNQAEIVATVLYVNSELMERTGEKPTERDVLNEVMLWKQRRRPPLDENEVAVAIRNLAALGWAQVRASMNLRLYGE; this is encoded by the coding sequence ATGGTTAAGGTAGTTGTGGGCGATATATTTGAGTCCCAAGCGCAGACGTTGGTCAATACGGTCAACTGTGTTGGAGTAATGGGCAAAGGCATAGCGTTGGAGTTCAAGAAACGTTTTCCCGAAATGTTTGCAGACTACCAAGCAAGATGTGCCCGCAATGAGGTTCGCGTGGGCTACCCATATCTATACAAGTCTTTAGTACCTCCTTGGGTTCTTAACTTTCCGACGAAACGCCACTGGCGCTCTCTTTCGAGGGTGAAGGATATCACCAAGGGGCTCGATTATCTTGTACAACACTACAGGGAGTGGGGTATTACTTCGTTAGCAGTGCCACCTCTTGGATGTGGGCAGGGTGGGCTTGAGTGGCGGGTCATGGGGCCTATACTGTATGGCGCTCTGAGCAGGATGGATATTCCAGTTGAGCTTTACGTACCGGCGGGCACCCCTGATTGGCAACTTGATGCCGATTTCTTGGGCAGTTTGTCGAGTCCAACTCGCGGCAGGAATCGGTCTGAGGAAACGATGGAGTTCAACCCAGCGTGGCTGGTATTGGTCGAAATTCTGAAGCGACTGGAGGAAGAGCCTTATCACTGGCCAATAGGGCGTGTTACATTTCAAAAAATAGTATATGTTTCGACCCGGGAAGGAATACCAACCGGTTTGCAGTTTGGGCGCAGCAGTTATGGACCTTTTTCACCTGGGCTGAAAGCACTGATGACCAGGTTGGTTAATATGGGGCTTATTTGTGAAAAGCCGCTGGGACGCATGATTGAAGTGAGGGTAGGCCCGGCCTACAAGGACGTCAGAACTAAGTATCAGGCTCAAATAGAACAATGGGGTGGTGTCATAGATCGGATTGTCAGCCTTTTCATGAGGATGAAGACCAATCAAGCCGAAATAGTGGCCACGGTACTTTATGTAAACAGCGAGCTTATGGAGCGTACGGGGGAAAAACCCACTGAACGCGATGTTTTGAATGAGGTGATGCTCTGGAAACAGCGCCGGAGGCCCCCTCTAGACGAAAACGAGGTAGCGGTTGCTATACGAAATCTAGCAGCCCTTGGATGGGCTCAGGTCAGGGCGAGTATGAACTTGCGGCTCTATGGTGAATGA
- a CDS encoding DUF4433 domain-containing protein, with protein MKAIGLDVPPIRDMLPTVIPVAEVKEDMKPEELTELHYITHIENMKSIMRFGLLSNRRASRTRHNSVAMQVIQERRAGKRVPGGLLLHDYVNLYLCARNPMMYKLRGRHKELCVLRIDVGVLNIPGTIVTDRNASSDWACFYPSPVGLKHVDLELVCAQSWVHNDEIETFKHKSIKCAEVLVPHHVPTSFFKGVYVSCAESMSRLHCLAGDGKLEIEVYPHMFFL; from the coding sequence TTGAAAGCGATAGGACTGGACGTCCCGCCGATACGAGATATGCTTCCCACCGTAATCCCGGTAGCCGAGGTCAAAGAAGATATGAAACCGGAAGAGCTTACCGAACTACATTATATAACCCATATTGAAAATATGAAATCAATCATGCGGTTTGGCTTATTGTCAAATAGGAGAGCATCAAGGACTCGGCATAATTCAGTTGCGATGCAGGTGATACAGGAACGGCGTGCGGGGAAGAGGGTTCCAGGTGGGCTTTTGCTCCACGACTACGTCAACCTTTATCTATGCGCACGCAATCCCATGATGTACAAGCTGCGAGGCCGGCACAAAGAGCTATGCGTACTGCGGATCGACGTCGGGGTTTTAAATATACCAGGGACTATCGTTACTGACCGCAATGCTTCGAGTGATTGGGCATGTTTTTACCCGTCGCCTGTAGGCCTTAAGCATGTCGACCTCGAGCTCGTTTGTGCCCAGTCATGGGTTCACAACGATGAGATAGAAACGTTCAAACACAAATCGATTAAGTGTGCAGAGGTACTTGTACCGCACCATGTTCCAACTTCCTTCTTCAAAGGCGTTTACGTATCGTGTGCTGAAAGCATGAGTAGGCTCCACTGTTTAGCTGGGGATGGCAAACTGGAGATTGAAGTGTACCCCCATATGTTTTTCCTGTAG
- a CDS encoding type II toxin-antitoxin system HicB family antitoxin codes for MSFQHSADPGRRRQVDGRSSCASRMCHLGSTKEEALERIKEAIELYLEVMAQEGKPIPTDRPFQ; via the coding sequence TTGTCATTTCAACATTCAGCTGACCCCGGAAGACGTCGGCAGGTGGACGGCAGAAGTTCCTGCGCTTCCCGGATGTGTCACCTGGGGAGCACTAAAGAGGAAGCTTTAGAACGAATTAAAGAGGCAATAGAGCTTTACTTGGAAGTCATGGCCCAAGAAGGTAAGCCGATACCAACCGACCGCCCTTTTCAGTGA
- a CDS encoding type II toxin-antitoxin system VapC family toxin: protein MKSKRGVEAFLLDTTALIDFLRGDRQTHALLQVLSEKAHLAACPITVAEVFAGAKEKELPGVERFLSSLKFYSIDYEASRLAGRWRYTYARAGVTLSLPDTLIAAVAVLNNLALVTANRRHYPMEELIIITH from the coding sequence GTGAAAAGTAAACGAGGAGTAGAGGCATTCCTCCTTGACACGACTGCGCTGATTGATTTTTTGCGGGGCGACAGACAAACCCATGCTCTCTTGCAAGTCCTCTCAGAAAAGGCTCACTTAGCCGCCTGCCCAATAACCGTAGCCGAGGTTTTTGCGGGTGCCAAAGAAAAAGAACTGCCGGGAGTAGAACGCTTCTTGTCCAGCCTCAAATTCTATTCCATAGATTATGAAGCGTCGCGCTTAGCCGGGCGCTGGCGCTACACTTACGCAAGGGCAGGTGTTACTCTGAGCTTGCCGGATACCCTCATCGCAGCGGTAGCCGTACTCAACAACCTGGCCCTGGTAACGGCCAATCGCAGGCATTATCCAATGGAGGAGTTGATTATCATTACTCACTGA
- a CDS encoding copper amine oxidase N-terminal domain-containing protein: MRKARNSKLALLLVLTMLATLFVGIGTASAGTTYSIATAIPEFDPANANASNLTVATVHYKFDPAVSGTSTALIEVVDSNGQLLDIKSAVYSDIEGSATGSCTAVGGSLNTYKLSLNVTPLNGKYQGTLQLTVDAKDCAAGDVKVRFSSTTGQFVAGELVVAQATGGNVTVSMVSVPALGDNGGTVTFRVKENAAGALKDKANTIKFKFPNGFTVGSPTFTVISGKYGVSPGTALVAGDFSSTGTDGRDVKVTLASGKASTVEKIIVDVAVPVTIDESTATPGDVMVTISGESTVTNTEIKAATYGNYSVEVSAKSEKTIQAGQYDQELGKILIKESLPNSLSQNKTITFTLPDGCKWNTLPSFSASDSKNYGNFAVGTFSLVGNDKRMCKVSVNVASSGTKSPEIVFKGGSITAAADFSGDVIVKIGGSAGATGEAKIGVAVAPVTASVDKVPNVVIGQSAQVAVALTLTEAKAEAIKKSVDTCTAYTASPYSITIGNDATRSGEIVIKAPPGVRFADAPKVKVIEGDIDLGTVSYDNDARTVTIKVDSVSGKASKVEISDMKLIVDRTVPEGDIVMEIGGTALVENDQAAPAGVEWFSNKHWVTKVAVAKVVTPAPGVTKGNAVFTLGQASYTLNGSTVTMPVAPYAKNGRTYLPLRFCGNAIGIDDANIWWDSATKTATLKKDNTIVQVKLGSQALYVNGVQVSTMDVAPEAKDGYTMLPIRPVLEAFGAKVTYDAATQAISIEY; this comes from the coding sequence TTGCGTAAAGCAAGAAACAGCAAACTAGCTCTATTACTCGTACTCACCATGCTGGCAACTTTGTTCGTTGGAATTGGGACAGCAAGTGCCGGTACTACTTACAGCATAGCTACTGCTATTCCAGAGTTCGATCCAGCAAATGCCAATGCGAGTAATCTGACTGTAGCCACAGTACACTACAAGTTTGACCCTGCCGTGAGCGGAACCTCTACCGCTCTAATCGAAGTGGTGGACTCCAATGGCCAGCTCCTTGATATCAAGTCCGCAGTTTATAGCGACATAGAAGGGAGCGCCACTGGTAGTTGTACTGCAGTAGGGGGAAGCTTAAACACCTACAAGTTATCATTGAATGTAACACCATTAAACGGCAAATATCAGGGTACTTTACAATTGACCGTAGACGCTAAAGATTGTGCTGCTGGAGATGTTAAGGTACGCTTCAGCTCTACAACTGGGCAGTTTGTTGCCGGCGAGTTAGTGGTTGCTCAGGCGACCGGGGGAAATGTCACGGTTTCGATGGTCAGCGTTCCCGCTCTTGGTGATAACGGGGGCACCGTTACGTTCAGGGTTAAGGAAAATGCTGCTGGCGCATTGAAAGATAAAGCTAATACCATTAAATTCAAATTCCCGAACGGATTCACCGTTGGTTCCCCGACATTTACGGTGATTTCCGGTAAATACGGCGTGAGTCCGGGAACTGCCCTTGTTGCTGGTGATTTTTCCTCCACCGGTACCGACGGCAGGGATGTTAAAGTTACTCTAGCATCAGGCAAAGCAAGTACCGTAGAAAAGATCATAGTTGATGTGGCTGTACCTGTTACCATAGATGAGTCTACCGCCACTCCCGGAGATGTCATGGTTACTATCAGCGGTGAAAGTACGGTAACGAATACGGAAATCAAAGCTGCCACTTACGGGAACTACAGTGTTGAGGTTTCTGCCAAGTCGGAAAAGACGATTCAAGCTGGTCAGTATGACCAGGAACTGGGCAAGATACTCATTAAAGAATCTTTGCCCAATAGTTTGTCACAGAACAAGACCATAACCTTTACTTTGCCCGACGGGTGCAAATGGAATACCCTGCCTTCGTTTTCTGCCAGTGACTCGAAGAACTATGGCAATTTTGCCGTAGGCACATTCAGTCTGGTAGGAAATGACAAACGTATGTGTAAGGTATCAGTTAACGTTGCGTCCAGTGGGACCAAGAGTCCTGAAATCGTATTTAAGGGCGGAAGCATCACCGCTGCAGCAGACTTTTCAGGCGACGTCATAGTTAAAATCGGAGGTTCGGCTGGAGCCACTGGTGAAGCTAAGATAGGTGTAGCCGTCGCTCCCGTCACCGCATCGGTTGACAAAGTTCCTAACGTCGTTATTGGTCAGTCTGCACAGGTAGCTGTTGCTCTAACTCTTACCGAAGCCAAAGCTGAAGCTATTAAGAAATCAGTTGATACATGCACTGCGTACACGGCGAGTCCTTACTCAATCACCATTGGTAATGACGCTACCAGGAGCGGGGAAATCGTCATCAAAGCTCCTCCTGGCGTACGCTTTGCCGATGCTCCCAAGGTTAAGGTTATCGAAGGCGACATTGACCTAGGTACCGTAAGCTATGACAATGATGCCAGAACAGTCACAATTAAAGTTGATAGTGTTAGTGGTAAGGCCAGCAAAGTTGAGATTAGTGACATGAAACTCATTGTTGACCGCACCGTACCCGAAGGGGACATTGTGATGGAAATTGGTGGCACAGCGCTGGTTGAGAACGATCAGGCCGCGCCTGCGGGCGTCGAGTGGTTCTCGAACAAGCATTGGGTAACTAAGGTAGCTGTAGCTAAGGTGGTTACCCCGGCTCCTGGTGTGACCAAGGGCAATGCGGTGTTCACTCTGGGTCAGGCCAGCTACACCCTGAATGGCTCGACCGTCACCATGCCGGTTGCTCCGTATGCTAAGAACGGGCGGACCTACCTGCCGCTCAGGTTCTGCGGCAACGCTATCGGCATCGATGACGCCAACATCTGGTGGGACAGCGCTACCAAGACTGCGACCCTGAAGAAGGATAACACCATCGTTCAGGTCAAGCTCGGCAGCCAGGCCCTGTATGTGAACGGCGTACAGGTATCCACCATGGACGTTGCTCCTGAGGCCAAGGACGGCTACACCATGCTGCCCATCCGGCCTGTACTCGAAGCCTTCGGCGCCAAAGTAACCTATGACGCCGCAACTCAGGCCATCAGCATCGAGTATTAG
- a CDS encoding sigma-70 family RNA polymerase sigma factor has product MGKYNNEAKDLVKKAQAGDLRAFEKLVISYQDKVFSQCYRLTGNYDDAQDLAQEVFVRAYRGIGSFRSDADLGTWLYRIAVNQYLNSRRREKDNVISLDEPVDTGDGEVARQVAAAAEDPLEEVERGELRELVLAGLARLPAEFRAALTLREFEGLSYEEIAEVMNCSVGTVRSRLNRARKALRDFLGPQIKD; this is encoded by the coding sequence TTGGGTAAATACAATAACGAAGCTAAGGACCTGGTGAAAAAGGCGCAAGCTGGAGACCTGCGAGCGTTCGAGAAGCTGGTCATTTCTTACCAGGATAAGGTGTTCAGCCAGTGCTACCGGCTCACCGGGAACTACGACGATGCCCAGGACCTGGCCCAGGAGGTTTTCGTCCGGGCCTACCGGGGGATAGGGTCTTTCAGGAGCGACGCGGACCTCGGCACCTGGCTGTATAGGATAGCGGTCAACCAGTATCTGAACTCCCGGCGTCGGGAGAAGGATAATGTAATCTCCCTGGATGAACCGGTGGATACCGGCGACGGTGAGGTGGCTCGCCAGGTAGCAGCGGCCGCGGAGGACCCCCTCGAGGAAGTGGAGAGGGGGGAACTCCGGGAACTGGTCCTGGCAGGGCTGGCCCGGCTTCCGGCGGAGTTCCGGGCGGCGTTGACGCTGCGGGAGTTCGAGGGCTTAAGCTACGAGGAGATAGCCGAGGTGATGAACTGCTCGGTGGGTACCGTGAGGTCCCGGCTCAACCGGGCAAGAAAGGCTTTGCGGGACTTTCTAGGGCCACAGATAAAGGATTAG
- a CDS encoding GxxExxY protein, producing the protein MEYLCEDITRKIIGCAYKVHNTLGSGFLEKVYENALKIELERNGLVVEQQKQIQVQYEGVVVGYYVPDLLVDSSVVIEIKAADNIDPVFEAQLLNYLKATGLRIGLLN; encoded by the coding sequence ATGGAATACTTATGTGAAGACATTACGCGAAAAATAATAGGGTGTGCTTATAAAGTACATAATACGTTGGGTTCAGGGTTTTTGGAAAAGGTCTATGAAAACGCGCTTAAGATAGAACTGGAACGTAATGGCCTGGTAGTAGAGCAGCAGAAACAGATTCAAGTGCAGTACGAAGGCGTGGTAGTCGGGTATTATGTACCAGACCTTTTGGTAGACAGTTCGGTTGTCATAGAAATCAAAGCAGCAGACAATATAGACCCGGTTTTTGAAGCCCAGTTACTAAACTACTTGAAGGCCACTGGCTTGCGAATAGGACTCCTTAATTAA
- a CDS encoding zf-HC2 domain-containing protein, with translation MNCVDARQLFSPWLDGELDEASAVALRLHLEGCGECSRELALWEDMSQALRQARPDVVAPSGFAEGVMARLRDEAAAGEPRKAKVRFAGFRRWREFLAVAAAAAVLVFGWWAVKPDVPHRPGEVAHETEKPPAEVKTADSSGSDGSGSVQQSGNASEPSVKPGSSALGPENGAASQEGQTAVVNPGQTSAPVKPSGTTTQARVFLNKERKITSTLVRLSVADLGTAQSQAENIASRFGIKPELVAQQSAGSEKWIVYRMLVDPAQAEALEDAVMGLGKVVDYQEETRDVTQEFARTLEQYRGLVAQLAATEDASQKRELEAKIEDLEEQLVSWDNASSHRVIVLWLQ, from the coding sequence ATGAACTGTGTCGATGCGAGACAATTGTTTTCGCCCTGGTTGGACGGGGAGCTGGATGAGGCTTCTGCCGTGGCCCTGCGCCTGCACCTGGAAGGGTGTGGGGAATGCAGTCGGGAACTGGCCTTGTGGGAGGACATGTCTCAGGCCTTGAGGCAGGCCCGGCCCGATGTCGTTGCTCCGTCCGGTTTTGCCGAGGGTGTAATGGCCCGGCTCAGGGATGAAGCGGCGGCTGGGGAGCCTCGGAAGGCGAAGGTCAGATTCGCCGGCTTCAGGCGCTGGCGCGAGTTCCTGGCAGTGGCGGCGGCAGCGGCGGTGCTCGTTTTCGGCTGGTGGGCGGTAAAGCCTGATGTCCCGCATCGTCCCGGTGAAGTTGCCCATGAGACGGAGAAACCCCCGGCAGAAGTTAAGACGGCGGATTCGAGCGGTTCAGATGGATCGGGATCGGTTCAGCAGTCGGGCAATGCGTCAGAGCCTTCTGTCAAGCCGGGGAGCAGCGCACTTGGCCCGGAGAACGGAGCAGCGTCCCAAGAAGGACAGACAGCCGTCGTAAATCCTGGGCAAACAAGTGCTCCGGTCAAGCCATCGGGAACAACCACCCAGGCACGGGTGTTTCTCAATAAGGAACGCAAGATAACCAGCACCCTGGTCCGCTTGTCGGTTGCGGATCTCGGTACGGCCCAGTCGCAGGCCGAGAATATAGCTTCCCGCTTCGGAATCAAACCGGAGCTGGTGGCCCAGCAGTCGGCCGGGAGCGAGAAATGGATCGTGTACCGGATGCTGGTGGATCCGGCTCAGGCGGAAGCTTTGGAAGACGCGGTTATGGGACTGGGTAAGGTGGTCGACTACCAGGAAGAGACCCGGGACGTGACCCAGGAGTTCGCCCGGACCTTGGAGCAGTACCGGGGCTTGGTAGCCCAGCTCGCCGCGACCGAAGATGCCTCGCAGAAGAGGGAGCTTGAAGCGAAGATTGAGGACCTGGAGGAGCAATTGGTTTCCTGGGATAACGCCTCCAGCCATCGCGTCATAGTTCTGTGGCTGCAATAA
- a CDS encoding type II toxin-antitoxin system HicB family antitoxin, producing MGKDKYVYPAIFDYANDGISVEFPDLPGCYTCGDTDEEALYMAKEALALHLYGLEEDGCAIPDPSPANTIKAEPNQVVVLVEAWMPPFRDEMKHRSVKKTLTIPKWLDDLAREHNVNFSHLLQNALKEYLGLNEKQP from the coding sequence ATGGGTAAGGACAAATATGTATATCCTGCCATCTTTGACTATGCAAATGACGGCATATCAGTAGAATTTCCCGACTTGCCCGGATGTTACACGTGCGGCGATACTGACGAAGAAGCCCTGTATATGGCAAAAGAAGCGTTAGCCCTTCACCTTTATGGGTTGGAGGAAGACGGTTGCGCCATACCCGATCCCAGCCCCGCAAACACGATAAAAGCGGAGCCCAACCAGGTGGTGGTTCTTGTTGAAGCTTGGATGCCGCCTTTCCGTGACGAAATGAAGCACCGATCTGTCAAGAAAACATTGACCATACCCAAGTGGCTTGACGACCTGGCTCGGGAACATAACGTGAATTTTTCGCACTTACTGCAAAATGCCTTGAAAGAGTATTTGGGTCTTAACGAAAAACAGCCGTGA
- a CDS encoding TIGR04255 family protein, which produces MKERRYKKPPIIEAVCQIKFDDTFSWDHTIPGMLYERLSKSYPKKSRRSIQEARINQEGNEIKQDIYIIDGSLFMSDDNRDTVFIAPGVLAVSRLAPYHSWQQFKPKIANTISELTEIISETPRVQNIILQYINHIKIPQENVELDEYFAFRPYVGPDLPQKLLSFFLGCLFDASDNCQLRVELAPPPPGQAEDQTLKHVVLRLVLSCQSLNPVLFSKEDILGWIDTAHCRVVETFEGCITDSLRAIFEEEKP; this is translated from the coding sequence GTGAAAGAACGAAGGTACAAGAAGCCTCCGATTATTGAGGCAGTGTGTCAGATCAAGTTTGATGATACTTTTTCTTGGGACCATACTATACCAGGGATGCTTTATGAAAGATTATCAAAAAGCTATCCAAAGAAGAGCCGAAGATCAATTCAAGAAGCGCGCATTAATCAAGAAGGCAATGAGATTAAACAGGATATTTACATTATCGATGGCTCCCTTTTTATGAGTGACGACAACAGAGATACCGTTTTCATAGCTCCGGGAGTTTTAGCCGTAAGCCGGCTAGCGCCTTACCATTCGTGGCAACAGTTCAAACCTAAAATTGCAAACACCATTTCTGAATTGACCGAAATAATTTCAGAAACGCCCCGAGTTCAGAACATCATTCTTCAGTATATTAACCACATCAAGATACCACAGGAGAATGTTGAATTAGATGAGTATTTTGCTTTTAGACCGTACGTGGGGCCAGACTTACCTCAAAAACTTCTTTCATTTTTCTTGGGTTGCCTCTTCGACGCATCAGACAATTGTCAACTAAGGGTCGAATTGGCACCACCGCCTCCAGGTCAAGCAGAAGACCAAACCCTGAAGCATGTCGTTCTTCGGCTGGTACTGTCATGCCAATCACTGAATCCCGTTTTATTCTCCAAAGAAGATATCTTGGGGTGGATCGACACTGCCCATTGCCGTGTGGTTGAAACCTTCGAAGGTTGTATTACAGATTCTCTTCGTGCTATTTTTGAGGAGGAAAAGCCATGA
- a CDS encoding ImmA/IrrE family metallo-endopeptidase gives MKRNYISQAVQYLVGEQETNDPYRLARQLGIQVDEHPFRGRIRGMVLNIAGQVTVILNANLPGWLKRVVLAHELGHLVLSPKGYGYFWLAEHTLMESKTEYEAHRFAAELLSWDETPEEDETLEQFAARVGVPVEMMRYRGPYENDLAYQVDAKGNCPKTNRSCRC, from the coding sequence ATGAAACGAAATTACATAAGTCAGGCCGTTCAGTATCTAGTCGGCGAACAGGAAACCAATGACCCGTATCGCCTGGCCCGACAGCTGGGTATCCAGGTGGACGAACACCCATTCCGGGGTCGAATCCGGGGCATGGTGCTTAACATCGCCGGGCAGGTAACTGTCATTCTCAATGCTAATCTTCCCGGCTGGCTGAAACGGGTTGTACTGGCGCATGAATTAGGACATCTGGTCCTGTCACCGAAAGGCTATGGATACTTCTGGCTTGCAGAACATACTTTGATGGAATCGAAGACCGAATACGAAGCACATCGGTTTGCGGCAGAACTATTGAGTTGGGACGAAACACCTGAAGAAGACGAAACCCTGGAACAATTTGCGGCCAGGGTGGGTGTGCCGGTGGAGATGATGAGGTATCGGGGGCCATATGAGAATGACTTGGCTTACCAGGTTGATGCAAAAGGTAATTGCCCTAAAACGAATAGAAGTTGTCGATGCTAA
- a CDS encoding tyrosine-type recombinase/integrase, translating to MKKRPDGRYQAKVTLPGGKVKFVYGRTIREVNEAKETLKMQYALGVIPDNKITVQEWAEKWWRTVKEGKTGNSSQEGYLLAMNKYIFPALGNMKLKDVRPIHVQNLINQMGEQGKSKSLQRQVLVALNGMFKYAVRNGLISGNPAQYTEYYEVPANERQALTPAQVAELLQACKGTRAELATHLALYCGLRRGEMVALKWSDLDENTRTIHVKKAVEFVNNQPKEKSPKSKAEERIIPIPPHLWDMLQSQPKKSMFVIPSDQGTQMTKTAVRRLLEPVQKKVSFYFTWHMLRHTYATALDKLGIPPKTCQYLLGHADISTTKNIYTHIQDEHIAQAARQIQNIYHLSKS from the coding sequence GTGAAAAAACGTCCTGACGGCCGCTACCAGGCCAAAGTTACTTTGCCCGGCGGCAAAGTCAAGTTTGTATATGGCCGCACCATCCGAGAGGTCAACGAAGCAAAGGAAACCTTAAAAATGCAGTATGCTTTGGGGGTCATCCCAGATAACAAAATCACGGTCCAGGAGTGGGCTGAAAAGTGGTGGAGAACTGTCAAAGAGGGCAAAACAGGGAACAGTTCTCAGGAAGGATACCTGCTGGCGATGAACAAATACATATTCCCCGCTCTGGGGAATATGAAGCTCAAAGATGTGAGGCCCATCCATGTCCAGAACCTCATCAATCAAATGGGCGAACAAGGCAAATCAAAGAGCCTTCAGCGGCAGGTCCTGGTGGCCCTAAACGGGATGTTCAAGTACGCGGTCCGCAACGGGCTGATAAGTGGTAACCCGGCCCAGTACACGGAATACTATGAGGTGCCGGCGAACGAACGGCAAGCTTTGACGCCTGCACAGGTAGCAGAGCTCCTGCAAGCCTGTAAGGGCACCCGGGCGGAACTCGCCACCCACTTAGCCTTGTACTGTGGCTTGCGCCGTGGTGAAATGGTTGCCTTGAAGTGGTCCGACCTAGATGAGAATACGCGGACCATCCACGTGAAAAAGGCGGTAGAGTTCGTCAACAATCAACCTAAAGAGAAATCTCCAAAAAGCAAAGCGGAGGAAAGGATTATTCCTATTCCCCCGCATCTTTGGGACATGCTCCAGTCTCAACCTAAGAAGTCCATGTTTGTTATTCCCTCCGACCAGGGCACACAGATGACCAAAACGGCAGTCAGGAGACTACTTGAGCCAGTCCAAAAGAAGGTCAGTTTCTACTTTACCTGGCACATGCTGCGGCACACTTATGCCACCGCACTTGATAAACTAGGCATACCCCCAAAAACCTGCCAGTATCTCCTTGGTCATGCCGACATCTCCACAACCAAAAACATTTATACCCATATCCAAGATGAGCATATTGCCCAGGCCGCACGTCAGATTCAGAATATTTACCACCTGAGCAAGTCATAA
- a CDS encoding ParA family protein translates to MKTVALVNFKGGVGKTTLAANLGAGCVAAGKKVLLIDLDPQANLTFSFFSVPFWDRNLREKRTIKRWYDEFIKSGRELPLDEIWAEPEREIISNTGFLKLVPSHLTLFEIDIELGGALAGASERQSQANFLRVLSRLRRALEQIPPWRFDVAIIDCPPAFNIITQTAVAACDYYIIPTKPDYLSTLGMETLLGHVQFLVNRYNLYAEKSDGAYQPINPILAGVVYTMVSFRSKEPYSAQRTYMNRVEKELGLPAFKSYVRENKTMYADAPEYGIPVILGKTANPTQREIKEELEALVAEFMEKCGI, encoded by the coding sequence ATGAAAACCGTGGCTTTAGTTAACTTTAAGGGCGGGGTAGGGAAAACTACCTTGGCCGCTAACCTGGGTGCCGGGTGCGTTGCCGCCGGCAAGAAGGTCCTCCTGATCGACCTCGACCCCCAGGCCAACCTCACTTTTTCTTTCTTCAGCGTCCCTTTCTGGGACAGAAACCTCCGGGAAAAAAGGACGATTAAGCGCTGGTACGACGAGTTTATTAAATCAGGCAGAGAGCTGCCCCTGGACGAGATATGGGCGGAGCCGGAACGCGAAATTATCAGCAACACCGGGTTTTTGAAGCTGGTTCCCTCTCATCTCACCTTGTTCGAGATCGACATAGAATTGGGAGGAGCCCTGGCCGGGGCATCGGAACGCCAGAGCCAGGCCAATTTCCTGCGGGTGCTTTCCCGGCTCAGACGGGCACTGGAGCAGATCCCGCCCTGGCGCTTCGACGTGGCCATCATCGACTGTCCCCCGGCCTTTAACATCATCACCCAGACCGCGGTTGCAGCGTGCGATTACTACATCATCCCGACCAAGCCTGACTACCTCTCAACCTTGGGGATGGAGACTCTACTTGGCCACGTACAGTTCCTGGTAAACCGTTACAACCTGTACGCAGAAAAAAGCGATGGTGCTTACCAGCCGATTAATCCCATTTTGGCTGGAGTCGTGTACACTATGGTCAGCTTCCGCTCCAAAGAACCGTACTCCGCGCAGCGCACTTACATGAACCGGGTAGAAAAAGAGCTCGGTCTACCGGCTTTCAAAAGCTACGTCCGAGAGAATAAGACGATGTACGCCGATGCCCCTGAGTACGGCATCCCCGTAATTCTGGGCAAAACCGCCAACCCCACCCAGCGCGAGATTAAAGAGGAATTGGAAGCGTTAGTAGCTGAGTTTATGGAAAAGTGCGGGATTTAG